The Citrus sinensis cultivar Valencia sweet orange chromosome 4, DVS_A1.0, whole genome shotgun sequence DNA segment tatgttattaatttatgtcctagattttcatatatattcaTGTCCAATGTGTTCCTAGAGATAGGGTGCCTCAAAGAGGCACTGTAGGAAGCcatatattaattatgatcTATCTGTTATTTCATCCTTCCAGATGACAGCTTTGAAAAGCGCCAACAAGGAGTTGAAGGGAATGATGAAAACCGTGAAGATTCAAGACATAGATGTATGTAACTTCTTGAAGTTTTACTTGTCCCTCATTTGAAGTGGGTATTTTATAGAGAATTTATGGTGTTGAACTGTTAATTTCTGCAATAAATATAGAACTTGCAAGATGAGATGATGGACCTGATGGATGTGAGCCATGAAATTCAAGAGACGCTTGGTAGAAGTTATAATGTTCCTGATGACATTGACGAGGACGAACTCATGGGTGGTAAGCTTTGAAATTATATGAAAGCTATTTAATATTCACTGGATGTCATTTTCAGAATTTtagattgtttttaaaaatttatttatttatttatttatttggccCTTAGTTGCTGTTTGGAAAGATAAATAGTTCAAATACTTGATTCAGCGTACCTAATTCTCATAATTTGTAAACAATCTTGTCTTGTTTTTGAGATGCTGTTTTTCTTTCAGGAAACAAATCAGATAAAACAACATTGTGTATATCATGTTGCAAAATTTATACACTATTTTAACTATCTTGTTGTCACAATGATATGATTCAAGAGTACTGACACGTTTCTTCTGTTGTCTTCTCTTTATGGGAACAGACCCTATATACATTTTATCTGAAGCAAACTGTTTCCATCTGTTTATATACCATGTGCGGTGCATTAACTGACTTTTTGATGCAGAACTTGATGCTCTGGAAGCAGACATGGGAATGGAAGATGAAGCCGGAGTTCCCTCTTATCTTCAACCCGACAAGGAACCTGATTTGGATGCAGAGCTCAACTTGCCTACAGCACCTAGTGGTCATGCATCAGCACAGCATGACAGACCACAGGTAATGTGTGTTATACATGATATTATCTTTTAGTCAATTGcaaattaatgaatgacatttGCTAATGTGGTTTGATGGAAAGATGTTTGCTGATTAAATGGATGGGTGTTCCAGTGGTTGAAGTGACTGAaacctttttttccccattttcTCTTTCGCATTAGGGAAACTGATGTGGGTACTGCATCTACACTGTAGTAAAGTTTGTTTAGTTTTGCAGCCATGCacagattattttattatgttctTTTAAGACACTTTTTGATATTTACTTAGCTTATAGTTTGTTTCCTTGATCCGTAAAAGTTCGCTTTTGCCATTCATTCACTCgtcatttaaaataatcagTTTATAAATGGGCTGTTTGTGAATGCACCTAAATAGTAGAATAGCATATTATAGAGATCTTTAGATTCTTACAAGCGAAGTCAAGACTGGCTTTTATATGATCAtactgttttattttaaaatgatatattcACCATTGTTCACCTCACGTTCCTTTTCTCCTTAACTTTAATGCTCAACAGGCTGAGGATGAACTGGGTTTACCTTCTGTCCCTCAGGCGTCCATCCGTGGTTAGGGATTTACTGGCTGTGTCTATGCGTGTGTGCATCAGGCAGAATCAGATGGAGCTTGTCATTGTATACTGATTGTGCAGAATCCGCTTTTATTCATGTAGTTATTCAATTGATACTGAAGTGTTGGCATTCTCCATTGGTTTTAATAAGGACCATTAGACATACTTTGTAAAGAAAACTGTTAAAAACCagataaaagagagaaaagggGTATGAAATTTGTTTGTTATGGGAATTTACTTCGAAGGCTTGGCGTCGGTGCTGCAcagtatttaaaaaagaagccgACGCTGCTCGTGTGCAAAACTGCAAATTAAAGCAGTTTCAGAAATTTCCTTAATAAGATTGTGAAAATCAGTAAGCAACAAGCTCACTTAATGCATTTTCGACACAACTTCAAAGCGATAACTGCTCAGCTAAactgaaaattgaaaactgTATTTTCAACACTTTCCATTCTCTTAAGGATAAACATTTTCAGAAGCAATGTTACATTTTCACTAACAGGTAATATTAGTTCTTAGAACACTTAAGGCCAGGTTGCAGCAACAGATTTCTTTTACCAACAATGCTGCATTAGTTGGTGTCGTTTTCGTAAGTACATCATATTCATAGGGAGTGAAAGTCGCATGTTGTTGAAAATgcaaataaaaagacaaaattatggtttaattgagaTTAAGTTTTGCAAAGTCTAACATCTGCCAATTAACCCCTGATTGGGATCCTTCAGCAGCAGAATTAGTCCCAAAATATGTTTTGACCTTGCTTCTTGGTGATATTGCCAAACTGACTTTCAATCGCTCAGCTTCCTTCTTCAGGTACTGATATTGACCTGTTACAACAGCATGGACATAATTGTACatggaaaaggaaaacaagAAATAGAGAGTTTCTGAAAAAACAAAGATGTTAAGAAAGGACCAAAAAAGCAGAGCACACACGCTTTGGTTATCTAAGAAATCATGCAACTGTTAATGAGGTGCAGAATCTCTATTCCACCACAACTAATATCTTAATGATGACATGCTAATTAATGacataatttcaaaactaGATTTCAGAAAAGTATTGGGCAAATGGAAGTTTTTAGTACTTCAGATGCTTTTAAACTTGGGAACTTTTGgttcttatttttctcttgttaCCAAATGGATGCTCCATCATTATTTGAAAGGTTTCTAGAAGTAATAATTGATTGGTTTTCTCTCACTAATGGGATTAGACACATTATATCAACTGCAGGACcttacaacaaaataaatacaaactCACCCTCCATGATCAGTTTTTCCTTCTGTACTCTTGCTATCTTCTGCTTCAGTTTGCTGTTTTCCATGGACAAAGAAACATGTTGCTGAAGCAGTAAAGCAACTCTGGCTCCCAGATCTGCTTGTAAAGTCTGGAGAAAGAGATCAAGCCCGCTAAAAATTTGCTTACATCAATCAAGAAAAATCTTGCCGAAGAAAGAAATAGTCAGCATAACTCGTTTTtaactttattgttattactattaattattatttgaatggCATCCATAAATTACAACTAAAACAAAACCAATTATAAGGACTCAGATGGTATCCATTGGTCAATCGGTTGACAAATTCCATCCGATGACATCATAAGCATatgtatgatatttttttcagAGGATGCCAGCTAAGGGTATGGGCTCAATCATTTAAAACATTGAATTCTGGAATGTAAGTGCAACGGCAGGGCAATGAAGCAAAGAGGCCATGTGCAACATACTGCGTCTacagaaattaatatttcaattccaaAAGCACATAACAAGTCAATTGCCTTCCGCATAATTGCTGCTCTGAGGGAAATTAACACCATCTACATTTTGGGTAGAGTTACTTGAATTTCAAATACTACCAATAACAcagataatatattaaattattaattttaacttcaaaatttgacacaaaTTCTCATATATTTATCTCATGAAAGATAGTGCTAAATATTCAAAGTCAAAAAGAGCAGATAAATTTGCCAACTCACCCACACTCCCTACCATTGGTTTTAATGAAATCAACGACTAAATAGTTGTGGAAAAATTTAAGTCAAAagttttgagttaaaatagCCTTCCACAAATTATCAGTAAGCTATCAGCTCACTACCCAAGTAAAGATAGATCTCAGCATATTCAATAAAGTAAGCAATCCAATCCATATCTGTTGATAGATTACCTGAAAATATTCAACAGTTCTTTCCAGTTCAGCAATATACTGGAGTTTACGAACCCTTGACCGTTGCCCAAATTGCCTGTAAAACAATAATCAAAGCCTGTCATCTAACTGTCAGTGTATCTGGCTCAAggtttaaaaataagaatgtaTGGACTAGTATTTGTATGCCACACACAAGGAACACTAATCTGTTTAACATCATAACTCTTGGACATAATATGGATAATGATATAATGGAATTCTTCATGCCCTTTGAAATTAGATCATGAGCCCATGCACACAAGGTCTTCAAATATTTCAGGCCAGAGAACCAATGCTACAGTACTAGATATTCAAATACAAAGTAAGCAGAAGCAAATTTGTTCATTGATCCATGTACGTAATTCCTGAGGCAAATTGAGGAATTTAACAGTATCAACTTAGCCAAAAACAATTTACAAGCAACTCACGAGGGAAATTACTATTTGTACTGAACCTAGTAAAACAGGCCACACAAACATATTCGGAATTACATAACAGAACAATATGCAGAAGAAATGAGGCTTAAAATTTGTCAACACTGTTGTATGAATagcattattttgttttgctgGCTTTAATTATTCGTTTGTGTGTAACTATCAACAAATTGTGTGTAACTATCAACAAACAACACTTCATTCATCAGAGTTCTTATTACAATAAAACAAAGTAAACAGGGAAGTTCAGATTCAAACCTTTTTGTCATCTTTGTTTCAGCATTGTGCTCACCAGTCAAAGTATGAATGTCCCCATTCAAATCAGAGGGAATAACCCCAGAGATGCAAAGACTCTCATCCACATACTGCAACAGGTGGTTCTCAAGTGCAGATTCTGATATAGCTGAAACTATGGCATTCCCTGCAAAGGTTAAATTACTTCTTTTCCTTGGGGAATTAGGTCCGTATAAGCAAGATGACTCCAATCCACTACATGCTTCATGCCCGTCTAAATTCTTGTCATCGTTTTGGggattcaaatccaaaaaggAGCCCACAATACCATCCAACAAGGTGACTGAATCACTTGCTGACCTGCGGTGCAAAATCCCCACAGAATTTGCACCAGGATCGCTTAACAAATTATCCAGCCATGCTGGTTGATCCTCGAGGATGGAACTTTGGGAGGAAGATTTATGGTGACGAACATACGATTCAGCACGTTGGGGTGGAGAGATTGGATCATGGATTGGGCCAGACACGTGTTTCTTCTGAAATGGGCAACGGGGTGGAAGGTGAGGTTGCCTTGACATGATGAACTAAAAGGTTTGCTAGAGTGTCTTACTAATATCCATATTGCAAGCTTTCATCTGGGTATTATGGAAAATTAGAGAACCCATCATTTTCCTCCATTTGGTTGCTTAGTATCACTCTTCTGCCATCATCCTAACCTACCTTATAGCTACAACACTTTGCAATAAGAAAAAGTTCTAGAATTTAGCAGAAACTCAAGAGATGTAAATCAGATCCCATGAGTAAACAACATCTATTCAATGATAGAAAGAAGAACAATCTTTAGCAAAGCTATTGAatagaaataacaaaaatccCAATTTCATTTGCTAAGAATGTCTAAAAACCCTTTAATCCTTTCAATTCATTTAACATATGGTCATTGACTTTTCATTTTCCTCCTAGCATTCACAAAGCTCAGGAATCTAGAGAAAAACgacaatttcattttctcacAAAGTAAACAACATGAATCATGAGTCTCGAGAAATGcattttctttgtctttcACTCGACAAATGACTTATTATCTTATCACACCAAAAGGAGGACACGTCCGTTTCTTGCCGGGAAAAACAAAAACGGAAATATTTAAAgcaaaaattctataattaatgcaaCAGTGGAGCTTAACAATAAGGATGAGCTTTACCTTTTtaacaaaagacaaaatgaacaaaaaaaaaaaaaaaacaaaattctcccaaaaagaaaacaatggaAACTTTACAATGAAATAACCCAGAGGCCAAAAACTAAACCTCtcatgaaagaaaaagtaataaaaaaaagagtaaacgTTAATATTTCAAGAATCTTGGGCTTacctttattttctctcttaaatattttctgaaaaaccagagaaaacaaaaagggCGAGAGAACAGAAAGAGTGAAAGACACACAACAAAAAACACAGCAGAAGTGGGTGAAGGATAGTTAACGTGCGcctaaaaaagagaaaacaaatatataccAAAAtggctttctttttctctccctCGGAGTCTCAAGAGTGCACTGAATTCTTTTTTGTATTATGTTATAATGGTGCCACCAATGAGAGTGTACGGACATAGGCCTGCTTttgtcatcaaatgctcatcagtgtgtttatttatttttttgatcaCTGATAccagtttatttatttttttattttattggttGGACACGAAGTAGAtactttaaataatatttaaattataaattaataagataataaatagAGTTATATGATACCGCCGcttatcataatataaatacttTCACCTGCTAGCttgttattctttttttataaatcaacttgtttcttttatcattatgTTTTGTCACTTCGTTAATTGatcttgaatttgattttataattaattgtaggtatatataaaaaataatatttactagGAGAAAGATACAAGTCTTGTAcactttaaaaatatgaaacataGCTTATGCAATTTGATAGTTGCAATTGTAACAAGGGCAGAAGTAAGCTAAATAATTTCTACACCATTTCATTAGCCTAACAATGTTGATTAAAAATCTGCTCCAATTGTGGCAAAGGAGATATAGGGAGGGATAGTGGGATACAGACAtggtattaattattaaatgttCGAGCCTTGAGTTTATAAAACTTTGACGACAACTTAGGCTCGCTGAAGTACCCATTTGGgctttttactttattttagtTTGGCCCAATAATACTATAAGCCCATCGAATTTGAAGttctaatttaaaatagtCCATTGCTGTTTTCGGCCTAATCCCGTATTCActgagaattttctttttcgacAGTTGCGGGAAGGTAGCACTTCTACTTTCAGCCATGACTGGGTTTCGCCATGGTCGGATTGGGCTCGGGACATGTCAAGGCTTAGTCTGATCTTATGACTAAAATAAAGGGCTCCAATACTTAAAAAGTCCAATCTTTACTGTGTCAAGGTTGGACTCGGGATCTTCACtctttactaataatattatattattattgtccCATTTAGCTAACCAAATTAACAGATTAACCAAACTTTcaacaagtaaataaataaaaaattaaactaatattaaAGAGAGACAAACATACTTAAGTTGTAGTTGTGACCAcatgtgggggggggggggggggttgtaataacttttaatttttatatcttacaaaattaatttaagggtCAAAGATTGGGTTAGGGCTTTTTTGTAAGGTCCTAACCCTGACTTTAATGTAATTGAACCCTGATTCCTTGAACCCTAACTCGATTCTTGACCCTTTAAATTTAGGCTAGAATcctaaaaattaagttttgggTCAATCACTCGGTCAGACCTTTTTATCATGGTTGCTAGGATCTTAAGACTCATGGGAGGCTAGGAGCTTTGAAGCTCtcattcatataaaaaaactaAGATTACTGATGAGTGGGAATTGCACCCAGGGTATTGTATTACTTAATATGTatagggaaaatatccactgTTCACccgttttttctaacttttttaaaaaatgcacaattctttttttttttttgctggaatccacctaaaattatattttattttacttttgcacttccgtttggaatccgttgaGAAAGCTAACGGAAACCtaaaaaaatgatcattttaacccccaaaatgaaaatttcaatttcacactaaaaattaccaaaaatgatcaaattaaatctaattatttttctcatcggtcaataaagaaattaattccacaatcatcaaatacaagtttttttttaaatatgtcggtaattagaatgctaaattgtaacagtagtattaaaaatagctcAATCTCACAAActatcaattgaatttaagataattagagttttattattcattgagttgtaatctctagtagttaagatttttttgtacttcattaacgtaccaataatgatattcattattaaatctgattatttttggcattttttagagtgaaattgaaattttcgtttgggggtaaaattgtcattttttaaagtttccgtTAGCTTCCTTAACGGATTTCAAAcgaaagtggaaaagtgaaacaaaatgtaactttgggtagattccagcaaaaaaaaagaaaaagaattgtgtatttttaaaaaagttagaaaaaaacgagtggacggtggatattttcctaTATGTATAACTTTACAATGAACATAATTCGGAAGATAATTTCAAGTTGCTATAGCTAAGgcaataacaatatttaatgAAGACTAATTATCAACTATCTTACAACAATTGGGAGAAGTTTAAGTAATAGTTGCACATAATCATTTTTGTTAGAAGCAGAAGATTTTGCTTAATAGACCCAAACTAGAGCTAGTGTCTCAAGTATTATGTAGGTAGctaaatcatatatatatcctcattaattattagattcCAGAAGCTGACTCATAGTAATACACCCATGatacttattattttcattggaTTCTTTTCCTGATTagattaagattttttttttgaaatttcctggaaagataatgaaaaattaggtttGATCCAATGTTAGacttatatgtaaataattacaCATATAGCACAAATAGGACATTGTTGAATCTTTAATCTAATGTTGGgcttatatgtaaataattatgtgttgcAAACTATCACATAAGGTTAAGCCTAATTACAAGTGATTGTTAATGTTTTTCTAGTAATTTAGACTTTAATATATGTAACAGCGTGTGGTCCTTTGATGTGTAGAGACAtaaggaaaatttttatttttatgataagctaaaataaaattaccaaaagataatatgaaagttatatatataacggTTATGGTCCCTAGATCACATGTTATgttctattcttttttaacatcCCATTATCAGAGAGAGTGCAAAGAGAAAGTGAAAGAACTCCCTAAGAAAACATGTTGATCTGAAAGGCAAAACTGCATGGCTATAGTAAGCAATTGGTCATTATGGATTTAGGTATGcttttgcatatttaattattgattctTGATGATACAACATGAATGTTCCTACAATTTAggtgattattttcaacacaAGTTATTTTCTAACAACCACTCCTAATTGTACATATTTTTAGcactttattaatttgttcctCATGATTATTCAAATCGGATTTTGCAGAAATGGGAAGTTGTTATCTTTCATTCCCTCTTTATTAAGTTGAGACTCTAGACCTCTATATAATTGTGTAACCATCACAATGTAATAATTTGTTGGGTGGCattttttgggtttatttttCATCCGAGGACTTTGTGTTTAACTACTAAGTATGACTTGATTCATTGagatttttgtcaaatttagtTGCAGTTGTTTTATTTCCATCTTCAAGACTGATATCAGAATAGATAGTTGATGAACTGttatgttgtgcaaattttattatacttgTAAGTGCACGGGTCTATTGGAGTATAGACTAGGAATAACAAGGTCGAATTCACAAGAATTGctaattttaatctaatttaagttaattataaCTCTAATCGAAttggaaagaaaatattttgtttaaagaGATTTAAActaaagatgtaattaaaattaaaaagagtaAATTGACACAAGAACTCAAGAGATTTAAGTTACAAAGGTTTCAAAATCCATAACAGTTCAACTTAACAATTATCTAATTCTTAATCAATTctcaattttagagtgacaactcaaaataaattatgtctACTCatgaatataacaattaagttcaattaaaataatctttaacAATATAATATCTAAGCATCCcatctaaataatattaaataacaaaGGGTCAAAGTTTTCTTAATATTGTGCTTAAACAATTCAATGAAagatgtaaaataaaaaataatcataatagtAAGtgcaaatataatatttatctttatgATCGTATGATCATCAGCAGTGCTCCACTGTGGAGCAGTTCCAACATAGCCTATAGCCAGAtccatataaattttatagacCCAAGTATAGTTTTAGTCAAATAataatcctaacaatcaataatataTGACAGAATTAgtaaaaagatttaattatattcaacaaaaaatgtgAAACAAGAACAATAGATATTAAAGAACACATTTAGAGAACTAATTgaatgaaaagtaatttattttactgaaCAAGGTATTATCCTTAATCCTAGTATTAAATATTACATAGACATTTGGAGATTGAGAATAATAAGAGCAATAGAATCTATGTTGTAGTTTCTACCTCCAATTCCCTTCGTCTCTATTTCGCTCCCTCTCCTCCTTATGCAAAAGCGAAAGGCTTGGCTTATATAATGTTAACCCATTGACatattcttgaaatctttagGACACGTGTGCTctcatttaaaaagaaaattgaaaattctcTTGTTCGGCTTTAAGTTTATTCACGTCGAATAATTGATAATGGCCcatttaatttgcttcttaGTTCTCACGTGCTATACAATATAATGGTCTATTTAATCATCATACTACTAATcagagagaaaagaagaagGTAATTTGTGGCAAGCAAAATGTACATAAATTTAGTCATAGATGGCAAATGATTCTAGATGGAAGTTTATCATAAAATCTTGATTAGCACTTCCCCTTACTAAATGTCAGTTTTTAGGTGGATGATGAGGATCGTcattataatgaaaaaaattaacaataatagaGGTGTGCAAGAGTTACCCATGTAATCAATatagagaagaaaaattaattggcTTGTTAAGAAACTCACCCTATTGTTGGATCATAAATCCAACATTGGgcttatatatgaataattatatGTTGCAGACTGTTATATACGGTTAAGCCCAATTAAGGGTaatctattaatatttatagaaatatgGGCTTCAATGTATCTAATAGGGTATGAACCTCTATTGTGTAGATAATTAAAGGTAACTTCTATTTCTATAATGGACTGAAATAAGAATACTTAAAGACAAtagaaaaagtttttaatataAGTGGGTTATACCCCTTAGATCACAAGTACCATTCTATTCTTTCTgacatcccatcatcagaaagAAAGTATAGAAAAACTTAAAGGATTCTCTAGGAGAATGTGATAATTTGGAAGACAAATCACACGACCTTAGAGAGCAATTAAGCACTATGAATTTAGGTACGTTTCCGCATATTCTATTATTGATTCTTGATAATACAATATGAATGTTCATGGATTATAGGTGATGGTTTTcaccaaataatttattgttctaacaagtggtatcagatcTTTTTCATGTTAAATCATTGAGAACAATTTGTGAttgttttctaaaattaagGATTATAAGATATTAGAAACATTagtatgtttatatatattttttgagataaattaattaaatcaacatGTCATAAAGTAACCTCTCTTGTGgagattaatttgttttgaaattaaacaaTTGTGTATATGTAATTTCTGTGAATATCGATCGGCCTAAAGGATGTGTCCATATTTGATAGAATTGCATGTGCACCTGTGGTGATCAATGcatgataattatttgattttacatgTGATCAATAAATCAAcccaaaaaaagatttattgtttgatatgttcttattattaatgtttgatTATTACATCAAGATATCACTTACAAGTTAAGATTTTGTCCAaagatgaaatattaattgagTGTCTAGTATCTTAAGATAATGTTTAcctttatttgattttattcttgttttgaaACTTATATGagcttgttttatttgtttcttgctCTTTGTTCAGTTATGTCTactgttaatattattgtccacattaattttattcatatgcTAAGTGGCTTTAACTTCAAGTCACGACAAAAGAACATCTTAATAGTTCTCTTAGTCATGATTTTGACCTTATGTTTTTTTAGGTGAT contains these protein-coding regions:
- the LOC102631392 gene encoding vacuolar protein sorting-associated protein 60.2, with the protein product MKRVFGAKKDKEPPPSVQDASDRINKRGENVDQKIRSLDAELSRYKEQIKKMRPGPAQEAIKARAMRVLKQKRMYEGQRDMLYNQTFNLDQVAFASEGIKDAQQTMTALKSANKELKGMMKTVKIQDIDNLQDEMMDLMDVSHEIQETLGRSYNVPDDIDEDELMGELDALEADMGMEDEAGVPSYLQPDKEPDLDAELNLPTAPSGHASAQHDRPQAEDELGLPSVPQASIRG
- the LOC102606792 gene encoding basic leucine zipper 6, which gives rise to MSRQPHLPPRCPFQKKHVSGPIHDPISPPQRAESYVRHHKSSSQSSILEDQPAWLDNLLSDPGANSVGILHRRSASDSVTLLDGIVGSFLDLNPQNDDKNLDGHEACSGLESSCLYGPNSPRKRSNLTFAGNAIVSAISESALENHLLQYVDESLCISGVIPSDLNGDIHTLTGEHNAETKMTKRQFGQRSRVRKLQYIAELERTVEYFQTLQADLGARVALLLQQHVSLSMENSKLKQKIARVQKEKLIMEGQYQYLKKEAERLKVSLAISPRSKVKTYFGTNSAAEGSQSGVNWQMLDFAKLNLN